In Amycolatopsis sp. EV170708-02-1, the following are encoded in one genomic region:
- a CDS encoding Ig-like domain-containing protein: MFPKKTLLSTAGILAAILLISACSSPGGSGDSHSAGPSAGSDESPVSVTIDPAGGTNVNPATPVVVKAEHGKLIDVTVSNADKGNQVKGELASDGLSWKTTEPLGYGSTYKIVAHAQGTDGKPVEQQSRVSTLSPKQQANPNLIPAPSAVASGGVGVGQPIVFTFGQPVKNKAEVEKKLSVESTPKQEGSWYWIDDKNVHYRPKVYWQPGTTLKVSAMIYGVDFGNGVYGATDRTETYKVHDSWVAKADGNTEQMQIFHNGQLAKSMPISMGKDATPTHLGAHVISDKHENYTMDSCTYGVCQGQPGYYKSNEKWSLRISNDGEFVHENPNSVGAQGSSNVSHGCINLNAANAQWFYQNMGLGDVVEVTNSGGPQLPVWDLYGDWSKSWADWQAGSALK, from the coding sequence ATGTTTCCCAAGAAGACATTACTTTCGACGGCCGGAATACTCGCCGCGATACTGCTGATCTCGGCCTGCTCGTCCCCCGGCGGCTCCGGTGATTCCCATTCCGCCGGCCCGAGCGCGGGATCGGACGAAAGCCCGGTTTCGGTGACCATCGACCCGGCGGGCGGGACGAACGTCAATCCGGCGACCCCGGTGGTGGTCAAGGCGGAGCACGGCAAGCTGATCGACGTCACCGTCAGCAACGCCGACAAGGGCAACCAGGTCAAGGGCGAACTGGCCAGCGACGGGCTCAGCTGGAAGACCACCGAACCGCTCGGCTACGGCAGCACCTACAAGATCGTGGCGCACGCCCAGGGCACCGACGGAAAGCCTGTCGAGCAACAGAGCAGGGTCTCCACGCTGAGCCCGAAGCAGCAGGCGAACCCGAACCTGATCCCGGCGCCCTCGGCGGTCGCTTCCGGCGGTGTCGGCGTCGGGCAGCCGATCGTGTTCACCTTCGGTCAGCCGGTGAAGAACAAGGCCGAGGTGGAGAAGAAGCTGTCCGTGGAGTCCACGCCGAAGCAGGAAGGCTCCTGGTACTGGATCGACGACAAGAACGTCCATTACCGCCCCAAGGTCTATTGGCAGCCGGGGACGACGCTCAAGGTGTCGGCGATGATCTACGGCGTCGATTTCGGCAATGGCGTGTACGGCGCGACCGATCGCACCGAAACGTACAAAGTGCACGATTCCTGGGTCGCGAAGGCCGACGGCAACACCGAGCAGATGCAGATCTTCCACAACGGCCAGCTCGCGAAATCGATGCCCATTTCCATGGGCAAGGACGCCACGCCCACCCATTTGGGCGCACACGTCATTTCGGACAAACACGAGAATTACACGATGGACTCGTGCACGTACGGCGTCTGCCAAGGCCAGCCGGGGTACTACAAGTCGAACGAGAAATGGTCGCTGCGCATCTCCAACGACGGCGAGTTCGTCCACGAGAACCCGAACAGCGTCGGCGCGCAGGGCAGCTCGAACGTGTCGCACGGCTGCATCAACCTCAACGCCGCCAACGCGCAGTGGTTCTACCAGAACATGGGGCTCGGCGACGTCGTCGAGGTGACCAACTCCGGTGGCCCGCAGCTGCCGGTGTGGGACCTGTACGGCGACTGGTCGAAGTCGTGGGCGGACTGGCAGGCGGGCAGCGCGCTCAAGTAG
- a CDS encoding Sir2 family NAD-dependent protein deacetylase translates to MTSTLSTARSLVAGAGRIVALTGAGISTDSGIPDFRGPQGLWTRDPGAEKMSNLKAYQGSREVRERTWQARLVHPGWDAVPNAAHYALERLSPAWIVTQNIDRLHQKAGSPPERVLELHGTMFESVCLSCDDHRDMRSTLDRVRAGEADPPCLVCGGILKSATVSFGQHLDQNLLRTARAAVSDSDLLLVAGSSLSVQPAASLVSVASRAGAAVVICNGSETPYDSMATAVVRGPLADTLPALALSRI, encoded by the coding sequence GTGACCAGCACCCTGAGCACCGCCCGCTCACTCGTGGCCGGCGCCGGCCGGATCGTCGCACTGACCGGCGCCGGGATCTCCACCGACTCCGGGATCCCCGACTTCCGCGGCCCACAGGGGCTGTGGACCCGCGACCCTGGGGCGGAGAAGATGTCGAACCTCAAGGCGTATCAGGGCAGCCGCGAGGTCCGGGAACGGACTTGGCAGGCGCGGCTGGTGCATCCCGGCTGGGACGCCGTACCGAACGCGGCGCACTACGCGCTCGAGCGCCTGTCGCCGGCGTGGATCGTCACCCAGAACATCGACCGGCTGCACCAGAAGGCGGGCTCTCCGCCCGAGCGGGTGCTGGAACTGCACGGGACGATGTTCGAGTCCGTCTGCCTGTCCTGTGACGACCACCGGGACATGCGCTCGACGCTGGACCGCGTCCGGGCGGGCGAGGCCGATCCGCCCTGCCTGGTATGCGGCGGCATCCTGAAGTCCGCCACCGTGTCGTTCGGCCAGCACTTGGACCAGAACCTGCTCCGGACCGCCCGCGCCGCCGTCTCCGACAGCGATCTCCTGCTGGTGGCCGGGTCCTCCCTGAGCGTGCAGCCGGCCGCCTCACTGGTGAGTGTCGCTTCCCGCGCCGGCGCCGCCGTGGTCATCTGCAACGGCTCCGAGACGCCTTACGACTCCATGGCCACCGCCGTCGTCCGCGGCCCGCTCGCCGACACCCTCCCCGCGCTCGCCCTCTCCCGCATTTAG
- a CDS encoding low temperature requirement protein A encodes MAESSVRRNRLRVWYRPMTMRDSGEGHRVATPLELLFDLCFVVAVAQAAAGLHHAIAENHIGHGVLSFGMVFFAIWWGWLNFSWFASSFDTDDVPYRLVTLVQIAGGLTVAAGVSSAFEGDFEIVVIGYVLMRLAMVVQWLRAARTDPDCRPAALRYAVGITIVQILWVVRLGLPESLGLPSFFVLLVAELAVPVIAERKRWTGWHPHHIAERYGLFTIIVLGESILGATTAVKKGLDEGKHTGSLISLAAAGLVLVFSLWWLYFDQPGHARLEKAKSLFTVASWGYGHYLIFASAAALGAGLEVAVDYDTHTGHVASLPAAMATTVPVAIYLLSVWLMHIGPTNECRPIAIGFPVTAVLVLAASFTPAPIHITAGLAAALVVLTVVATHGEPVPGES; translated from the coding sequence GGCTGCGGGTCTGGTACCGGCCGATGACGATGCGCGACTCCGGTGAAGGGCACCGGGTCGCGACCCCGCTGGAGCTGTTGTTCGACCTGTGTTTCGTGGTCGCTGTCGCGCAGGCGGCCGCCGGTCTGCACCACGCGATCGCCGAGAACCACATCGGGCACGGGGTGCTCAGCTTCGGGATGGTGTTCTTCGCGATCTGGTGGGGCTGGCTGAACTTCAGCTGGTTCGCGTCGTCGTTCGACACCGACGACGTCCCGTACCGGCTGGTGACGCTGGTGCAGATCGCGGGAGGGCTGACCGTCGCCGCGGGGGTCTCGTCCGCCTTCGAAGGCGACTTCGAGATCGTGGTGATCGGCTATGTCCTGATGCGGCTCGCGATGGTCGTGCAGTGGCTGCGCGCCGCGCGGACCGATCCGGACTGCCGTCCGGCCGCGCTGCGTTACGCCGTCGGCATCACGATCGTCCAGATCCTGTGGGTCGTACGGCTCGGTCTGCCGGAGTCGCTGGGGCTGCCGTCGTTCTTCGTGCTCCTGGTGGCGGAGCTCGCGGTCCCGGTGATCGCCGAACGCAAACGCTGGACGGGCTGGCATCCGCACCACATCGCCGAGCGCTACGGCCTGTTCACGATCATCGTGCTGGGTGAATCCATCCTCGGTGCGACCACCGCGGTCAAGAAGGGGCTGGACGAGGGCAAGCACACCGGCAGCCTGATCTCGCTCGCCGCCGCCGGGCTCGTGCTGGTCTTTTCGTTGTGGTGGCTCTACTTCGACCAGCCAGGCCACGCCCGGCTGGAGAAGGCGAAGAGCCTGTTCACCGTCGCGAGCTGGGGCTATGGGCACTATCTGATCTTCGCCTCGGCGGCCGCGCTCGGCGCCGGCCTCGAAGTCGCGGTCGACTACGACACCCACACCGGGCACGTCGCCTCCCTGCCGGCCGCCATGGCGACGACCGTGCCCGTCGCGATCTACCTGCTGAGCGTCTGGCTCATGCACATCGGCCCCACCAACGAATGCCGTCCGATCGCGATCGGCTTCCCGGTGACCGCGGTGCTCGTGCTCGCCGCGTCGTTCACGCCGGCGCCCATCCACATCACCGCGGGGCTCGCCGCCGCCCTCGTCGTGCTGACGGTCGTCGCGACCCACGGCGAGCCGGTACCGGGGGAGAGCTAG